From Nocardioides daedukensis, the proteins below share one genomic window:
- a CDS encoding type II toxin-antitoxin system RelE/ParE family toxin translates to MSESRTSGPYRVVLSSAAVRSLHKVPPRIAEALVTFAFVALADNPQRRGKRLVAEFAGLWSARRGDYRIIYEIDDEVRVVGIVRVAHRSEAYRAP, encoded by the coding sequence GTGAGCGAGTCACGCACGTCCGGTCCCTATCGAGTGGTCCTCAGCTCCGCGGCAGTCCGGTCCCTCCACAAGGTCCCACCTCGGATCGCCGAGGCACTGGTGACCTTCGCCTTCGTCGCTTTGGCGGACAACCCACAACGCCGCGGCAAGCGACTCGTGGCTGAGTTCGCCGGCCTGTGGAGTGCCCGCCGCGGCGACTATCGGATCATCTACGAGATCGACGACGAGGTTCGGGTCGTCGGCATCGTCCGCGTCGCGCATCGCTCCGAGGCCTACCGGGCCCCCTGA
- a CDS encoding thioredoxin-like domain-containing protein — MTTTPRVRAPELRGRGWLNTAGPLTLRELRGRFVLLDFWTFCCINCLHVLDELRPVEEEFADELVVIGAHSPKFVHEADPDALRAAVERYSVHHPVLDDPELITWQAYAARAWPTLVLIDPEGYVVAHYAGEGHAHAIRALLRELVQEHRSRGTLQPGDSPYLPPEPEGTDLRFPAKAVALPDGDFLVADAGHDAVVRLSATMEVTARFDGFREPNGLCLLPSEVAEEVGYDVVAADTVAHRLVGLTLADGSTRALAGDGRQWMQGDGTDRLSSPWDVAWWQDRVWIAMAGIHQLWTFDPLTGSVEVAAGTTNEGLLDGPLEEAWFAQTSGLAADGDTLWLADSETSSLRRIRNGAVETMVGEGLFDFGFVDGERATARLQHPLGVSVLPDGTLGIADTYNGAVRRFDPATGLLSTIASGLAEPSGLVLAGEAAYVVESAAHVLAPLDLSSSAADSGMETRTQRPVTEVGATVLLETPFSPPPGQKVDDRFGPSAQLVVTATPPSLIRSGEGRSTELTRTLELDPAVGNGVLHVAARAASCDIDGGEGAACRMHQQDWGVPIRIIPDGAASLVLPLAGPTT; from the coding sequence GTGACGACGACTCCACGCGTGCGCGCTCCCGAGCTCCGCGGTCGCGGCTGGCTCAACACCGCCGGACCGCTGACCCTGCGCGAGCTCCGCGGTCGCTTCGTGCTCCTCGACTTCTGGACGTTCTGCTGCATCAACTGCCTGCACGTCCTCGACGAGCTGCGCCCGGTGGAGGAGGAGTTCGCCGACGAGCTCGTCGTGATCGGGGCGCACTCGCCGAAGTTCGTGCACGAGGCCGATCCGGATGCGCTGCGGGCTGCGGTCGAGCGCTACTCGGTGCACCACCCGGTCCTCGACGACCCGGAGCTGATCACCTGGCAGGCCTATGCCGCCCGCGCCTGGCCGACCCTGGTGCTGATCGACCCGGAGGGGTACGTCGTCGCGCACTACGCCGGTGAGGGCCACGCGCACGCGATCCGCGCGCTGCTTCGAGAGCTGGTCCAGGAGCACCGCTCTCGCGGCACCCTCCAGCCGGGCGACTCGCCCTACCTCCCGCCGGAGCCGGAGGGGACCGACCTGCGCTTCCCGGCCAAGGCGGTCGCCCTGCCGGACGGTGACTTCCTGGTCGCCGATGCCGGACACGACGCCGTGGTCAGGCTCTCGGCGACGATGGAGGTGACCGCCCGCTTCGACGGCTTCCGTGAGCCGAACGGGCTGTGCCTGCTGCCGTCCGAGGTCGCGGAGGAGGTCGGGTATGACGTCGTGGCCGCCGACACCGTCGCGCACCGGCTCGTGGGGCTCACCCTCGCGGACGGCTCGACGCGCGCGCTGGCCGGTGACGGTCGCCAGTGGATGCAGGGTGACGGGACCGATCGCCTCTCCAGCCCGTGGGACGTGGCCTGGTGGCAGGACCGGGTCTGGATCGCGATGGCCGGCATCCACCAGCTCTGGACCTTCGATCCGCTCACCGGATCGGTGGAGGTGGCCGCCGGCACCACCAACGAGGGGCTGCTCGACGGTCCGCTCGAAGAGGCCTGGTTCGCGCAGACCAGCGGGCTCGCCGCCGACGGGGACACGTTGTGGCTGGCCGACTCCGAGACCAGCTCGCTGCGCCGGATCCGCAACGGCGCCGTGGAGACGATGGTCGGCGAGGGACTCTTCGACTTCGGCTTCGTCGACGGTGAGCGCGCGACGGCTCGCCTGCAGCACCCGCTCGGCGTGAGTGTCCTTCCCGACGGCACGCTCGGAATCGCCGACACCTACAACGGGGCCGTACGCCGCTTCGATCCGGCGACCGGTCTGCTCTCCACCATTGCCAGCGGGCTGGCCGAGCCGAGCGGCCTGGTGCTGGCGGGCGAGGCGGCGTACGTCGTGGAGTCTGCCGCCCATGTCCTCGCCCCACTCGACCTGAGCTCGAGCGCGGCCGACTCGGGGATGGAGACCCGGACCCAGCGACCGGTCACCGAGGTGGGTGCGACGGTGCTGCTGGAGACCCCGTTCAGCCCGCCGCCGGGACAGAAGGTCGACGACCGCTTCGGCCCCAGCGCGCAGCTGGTGGTGACGGCGACTCCGCCGTCGCTGATCCGCAGCGGCGAGGGGCGATCAACCGAGCTCACCCGCACCCTCGAGCTGGACCCGGCCGTCGGGAACGGCGTGCTCCACGTCGCTGCCCGCGCCGCTTCCTGCGACATCGACGGGGGAGAGGGCGCCGCGTGCCGGATGCACCAGCAGGACTGGGGCGTCCCGATCCGGATCATCCCCGACGGTGCCGCCAGCCTGGTGCTGCCGCTGGCCGGTCCGACGACCTAG
- a CDS encoding oxidoreductase yields MSAAAWSLTDLGDQSGKTFLVTGVTSGLGQITATELARRGARVVLAARSVDKLSTLTSQLRKEIPSADLEELVVDLSDLSSVRAAAQAAAGLGPIDVLINNAGVMATPQRTTVDGLDLQMATNHFGPFLLTGLLLPQLVASGDGRVVSVASSAHRWAPSAPLHEPKVPLKKYRRWQVYGQSKLANLLFTYELDRRARQAGLPLTALAAHPGYSATHLLAHGQTLKGSGPVSSILDAAMKFGAQRPEMGALPSLMAATADLPGGTYVGPNGPGEFRGFPHVVTPRRMALDESAQKRLWEISEETVGLTWPGEV; encoded by the coding sequence GTGAGCGCCGCAGCATGGTCGCTGACTGACCTGGGCGACCAGAGCGGCAAGACCTTCCTGGTCACTGGCGTGACCAGCGGGCTGGGCCAGATCACCGCGACCGAGCTGGCCCGCAGGGGCGCACGCGTGGTGCTGGCCGCGCGGTCCGTCGACAAGCTCTCCACGCTCACATCCCAGCTGCGCAAGGAGATTCCGTCCGCAGACCTCGAAGAGCTCGTCGTCGACCTGTCGGATCTCTCCTCGGTTCGCGCCGCAGCGCAAGCCGCCGCAGGGCTCGGGCCCATCGACGTACTGATCAACAACGCTGGGGTGATGGCCACCCCGCAGCGGACCACGGTCGACGGTCTCGACCTGCAGATGGCCACCAACCACTTCGGACCGTTCCTTCTCACCGGCCTGTTGCTGCCCCAGCTCGTCGCCTCGGGGGACGGTCGCGTGGTCAGCGTGGCGTCGAGCGCCCACCGCTGGGCACCGTCGGCTCCCCTGCACGAGCCGAAGGTCCCGCTGAAGAAATATCGCCGTTGGCAGGTCTACGGCCAGTCCAAGCTGGCGAACCTGCTCTTCACCTATGAGCTCGACCGTCGCGCCCGGCAGGCCGGGTTGCCGCTCACGGCACTGGCCGCACACCCGGGCTATTCGGCCACGCACCTGCTCGCACACGGCCAGACCCTCAAGGGCTCGGGACCGGTCAGCAGCATCCTCGACGCGGCGATGAAGTTCGGCGCCCAGCGTCCCGAGATGGGCGCTCTGCCGAGCCTGATGGCAGCGACAGCGGATCTTCCCGGCGGGACGTACGTCGGTCCCAACGGTCCCGGCGAGTTCCGCGGGTTCCCGCACGTGGTCACCCCGCGCCGGATGGCGTTGGACGAGTCGGCGCAGAAGCGGCTGTGGGAGATCAGCGAGGAGACCGTCGGCCTGACCTGGCCGGGCGAGGTGTGA
- a CDS encoding monovalent cation/H+ antiporter complex subunit F: protein MNVVIWICAGMLGLAALLLLVRITIGPTMLDRTVAVDVLIAVGISSVALEAAINQHTSTLPLLLVLTLLGFVGSVSIARFTKGSDVIDNGDHR from the coding sequence ATGAACGTCGTGATCTGGATCTGTGCCGGGATGCTCGGCCTGGCCGCCCTGCTCCTTCTGGTGCGGATCACCATCGGCCCGACGATGCTGGACCGCACCGTCGCGGTCGACGTCCTGATCGCAGTCGGCATCTCCTCGGTGGCCCTCGAGGCGGCGATCAACCAGCACACCTCGACCCTGCCGCTGCTGCTGGTGCTGACCCTGCTCGGGTTCGTCGGATCGGTCAGCATCGCCCGGTTCACCAAGGGCAGCGACGTGATCGACAACGGTGATCACCGATGA
- the mnhG gene encoding monovalent cation/H(+) antiporter subunit G — MSWTLVADVIAGVCFLTGGLLALIAAIGVLRLPDLLSRMHAATKPQVLGLMLVLIGVAFRLREPEAVGILGLVVLFQLTTSPVANHMVGRASFRAGQVEADRLIVDELTEVLSENEEPRGAP; from the coding sequence ATGAGCTGGACCCTTGTCGCCGACGTGATCGCTGGCGTCTGCTTCCTCACCGGCGGGCTGCTCGCCCTCATCGCCGCGATCGGCGTGCTCCGCCTGCCCGACCTGCTCTCCCGGATGCACGCGGCCACCAAGCCACAGGTGCTCGGCCTGATGCTGGTGCTGATCGGCGTCGCGTTCCGGCTCCGCGAGCCCGAGGCGGTGGGCATCCTGGGCCTGGTCGTGCTCTTCCAGCTCACCACCTCCCCGGTCGCCAACCACATGGTCGGACGGGCCTCGTTCCGCGCCGGCCAGGTCGAGGCGGACCGGCTGATCGTGGACGAGCTGACCGAGGTGCTCTCCGAGAACGAGGAACCCCGCGGCGCTCCCTGA
- a CDS encoding Na(+)/H(+) antiporter subunit C — MNANLTLILVASTLIGCGVYLILERSLSRVLIGLLMMGNGVNLLFMVAAGPAGKPPIIGSVPTEDMADPLPQALVLTAIVIALGTTAFLLAMAHRSWQLNGNDDVQDDVEDAMIRRLAATDDVSDSHELSESVVADVAEEVYEEEGSSS, encoded by the coding sequence TTGATCGGTTGCGGGGTCTACCTGATCCTCGAACGCAGCCTGTCGCGAGTCCTGATCGGCCTGCTGATGATGGGCAACGGGGTCAACCTGCTCTTCATGGTCGCCGCCGGTCCTGCAGGGAAACCGCCGATCATCGGCTCGGTCCCGACCGAGGACATGGCCGACCCACTGCCCCAGGCGCTGGTCCTCACCGCGATCGTGATCGCGCTGGGCACCACTGCCTTCCTGCTGGCGATGGCCCACCGGAGCTGGCAGCTCAACGGCAACGACGACGTGCAGGACGACGTCGAGGACGCCATGATCCGCCGGCTGGCCGCCACCGACGACGTCTCCGACAGCCACGAGCTGTCCGAGTCCGTCGTGGCCGACGTCGCCGAAGAGGTCTATGAGGAAGAGGGGTCCTCCTCGTGA
- a CDS encoding FBP domain-containing protein, translating into MEPLTEPEIRASFVNCTKGEAKRAGLPDLDEVPWQDLDFLGWPDPSGSNRAYLVLRRAEGPVGLLLRQSSPSDRTVRRTKLCQVCVTQHSGDAVCLAVAPKTGPAGKKGDTTGVYMCRDLACSLYARGKRVPSAATIRETLTLEARVERVREQLDVFVNRVLAG; encoded by the coding sequence ATGGAACCGTTGACCGAGCCGGAGATCCGGGCGTCCTTCGTCAACTGCACCAAGGGGGAGGCGAAGCGGGCCGGCCTGCCCGATCTCGACGAGGTCCCGTGGCAGGACCTGGACTTCCTCGGCTGGCCCGACCCGTCCGGCTCGAACCGCGCCTATCTCGTGCTCCGACGGGCCGAGGGCCCGGTGGGCCTGTTGCTGCGGCAGTCCTCGCCGTCGGATCGGACCGTACGACGCACCAAGCTGTGCCAGGTCTGCGTCACCCAGCACAGTGGTGACGCGGTCTGCCTTGCCGTCGCCCCGAAGACCGGGCCAGCGGGCAAGAAGGGCGACACGACCGGTGTCTACATGTGCCGCGACCTGGCCTGCTCGCTCTATGCGCGAGGCAAGAGGGTGCCGTCGGCGGCGACGATCCGCGAGACCCTGACGCTGGAGGCACGGGTGGAGCGGGTGCGCGAGCAGCTCGACGTGTTCGTGAACCGGGTGCTGGCCGGCTGA
- a CDS encoding Na+/H+ antiporter subunit D, with amino-acid sequence MTTLVPLPVVLPLLGAGAALMLSRRPRAQRYVTISILSAVVVIATVLMVETDRNGPQVLWVGGWASPLGIALVADRLSVLMLLVSAVVTLLVLIYSLGQGMTGDSREAPVSIYHPTFLVLVAGVSNAFLAGDLFNLFVSFEMLLFASYVLLTLGGTAARVRAGTIYVVVNMLSSSLFLIALAAVYAATGSLNFAQLALRLDDVEPGTALMLQLLLLTTFAIKAAVFPLSFWLPDSYPTAPAPVTAVFAGLLTKVGVYAILRVQVLLFPDSPLSNLLLWAALLTMVIGILGAIAQSDIKRMLSFTLVSHIGYMIFGIGLASEAGVSGAIFYVAHHITIQTALFLVVGLIERRTGSTGLIRIGGLAALSPLLAVLFFVPAMNLAGIPPMSGFIGKVGLLQAGIDDGSVMAYVLVAGGVVTSLLTLYAIAKTWSLAFWRTPEQAHEMMRTLPGLEDDLEDQHHAQGMVIHRQHVHVGGTAFGTRELEEAKRVIDTDAPDRDLFQRLADNSLPSRLPMSMVLPTAALIVFSLALTLVAGPLYGFTDRAADDLMERTPYLTAVLGTDGVADELAPEMSTPESVR; translated from the coding sequence ATGACCACCCTGGTCCCACTGCCGGTCGTGCTCCCCCTGTTGGGTGCCGGCGCGGCCCTGATGCTCTCGCGCCGCCCGCGCGCGCAGCGCTACGTCACCATCTCGATCCTCTCCGCCGTTGTCGTGATCGCCACGGTGCTGATGGTCGAGACGGACCGCAACGGTCCCCAGGTGCTGTGGGTCGGCGGCTGGGCCTCGCCGCTCGGGATCGCGCTGGTCGCCGACCGGCTCTCGGTGCTGATGCTGCTGGTCTCCGCAGTGGTCACCCTGCTGGTCCTGATCTACTCCCTCGGTCAGGGCATGACCGGGGACTCGCGCGAGGCACCCGTCTCGATCTATCACCCGACCTTCCTGGTGCTCGTCGCCGGCGTCTCCAACGCCTTCCTTGCCGGCGACCTGTTCAACCTGTTCGTCAGCTTCGAGATGCTGCTCTTCGCCTCCTACGTCCTGCTGACCCTGGGCGGCACCGCGGCCCGGGTCCGCGCGGGAACGATCTATGTCGTGGTCAACATGCTCTCCTCGAGCCTGTTCCTGATCGCGCTGGCCGCGGTCTATGCCGCCACCGGCAGCCTGAACTTCGCACAGCTCGCGCTGCGGCTCGACGACGTGGAGCCCGGGACCGCGCTGATGCTGCAGCTGCTGTTGCTGACCACCTTCGCGATCAAGGCGGCCGTGTTCCCGCTGTCGTTCTGGCTCCCGGACAGCTATCCGACCGCGCCGGCACCGGTGACCGCGGTGTTCGCCGGCTTGCTGACCAAGGTCGGCGTCTACGCGATCCTGCGGGTGCAGGTGCTGCTCTTCCCCGACTCGCCGCTGTCCAACCTGTTGCTGTGGGCGGCACTGCTGACGATGGTGATCGGCATCCTCGGCGCGATCGCGCAGAGTGACATCAAGCGAATGCTCTCCTTCACCCTGGTCAGCCACATCGGCTACATGATCTTCGGGATCGGGTTGGCCAGCGAAGCCGGCGTCTCCGGTGCGATCTTCTACGTCGCACACCACATCACCATCCAGACCGCGCTCTTCCTGGTGGTGGGACTGATCGAACGCCGCACCGGGTCAACGGGCCTGATCCGGATCGGCGGCCTCGCGGCGCTCTCGCCGCTGCTGGCAGTGCTGTTCTTCGTGCCGGCGATGAACCTGGCCGGCATCCCGCCGATGTCCGGCTTCATCGGCAAGGTCGGACTGCTCCAGGCAGGCATCGACGACGGCAGCGTGATGGCCTACGTGCTCGTCGCCGGCGGCGTCGTGACCAGCCTGCTCACCCTCTATGCGATCGCCAAGACCTGGAGCCTCGCGTTCTGGCGCACGCCCGAGCAGGCACACGAGATGATGCGCACCCTGCCCGGGCTCGAGGACGACCTCGAGGACCAGCACCACGCGCAGGGAATGGTGATCCACCGCCAGCACGTGCACGTCGGTGGCACCGCCTTCGGCACCCGCGAGCTCGAGGAGGCCAAACGGGTGATCGACACCGATGCGCCGGACCGCGACCTGTTCCAGCGCCTGGCGGACAACAGCCTGCCCTCGCGCCTGCCGATGTCGATGGTGCTGCCGACGGCGGCGCTGATCGTCTTCAGCCTGGCCCTCACCCTGGTGGCCGGGCCGCTGTACGGGTTCACCGATCGCGCAGCAGACGACCTGATGGAGCGTACGCCGTACCTCACCGCGGTCCTGGGCACCGACGGTGTGGCCGACGAGCTGGCGCCCGAGATGTCCACGCCGGAGAGTGTGCGATGA
- a CDS encoding Na+/H+ antiporter subunit E, translated as MSPVQPRHKLLQLPVLIWLTLVWLMLWRDFTLGNAVVGFLVALVVCLVFPLPRLGMQLRIRPIPLLWLVVRFVADVVVSSVQVSIATLRPTRHLRNAVIEVNLRTPSDFVLTVVAEMICLIPGSLAVEARRSTHTLFFHAFDVKDMAGVEQFRQRVLDQERRVVRAFGADLSLLDAGAAPTKGA; from the coding sequence ATGAGCCCGGTCCAGCCGCGCCACAAGCTGCTCCAGCTGCCGGTCCTGATCTGGCTGACGCTGGTCTGGCTGATGCTCTGGCGCGACTTCACCCTCGGCAACGCCGTCGTCGGGTTCCTGGTCGCGCTCGTGGTCTGCCTGGTCTTCCCGCTGCCGAGGCTGGGCATGCAGCTGCGGATCCGCCCGATCCCGTTGCTGTGGCTGGTGGTGCGGTTCGTCGCCGACGTCGTGGTGTCCAGCGTCCAGGTCTCGATCGCCACCCTGCGGCCCACCCGGCACCTGCGCAACGCCGTGATCGAGGTGAACCTGCGCACGCCGTCCGACTTCGTGCTGACCGTGGTCGCGGAGATGATCTGCCTGATCCCCGGTTCCCTTGCCGTCGAGGCCCGACGCTCCACGCACACCCTGTTCTTCCATGCCTTCGACGTGAAGGACATGGCCGGCGTCGAGCAGTTCCGGCAGCGGGTGCTGGACCAGGAACGCCGCGTGGTCAGGGCGTTCGGCGCCGACCTGAGCCTGCTGGACGCCGGCGCCGCACCGACGAAGGGAGCCTGA
- a CDS encoding type II toxin-antitoxin system Phd/YefM family antitoxin, whose amino-acid sequence MTTIPLTEAKAKLNELVDEAVTMHERITITRRGRPAAMLISVEDWDSLQETLHWQAVPGIHDDIAEARRELAEGAGFNESQAREALGLAPRE is encoded by the coding sequence ATGACGACAATCCCGCTCACCGAGGCCAAGGCCAAGCTCAACGAGCTGGTCGACGAGGCAGTGACCATGCATGAGCGGATCACGATCACCCGCCGCGGGCGACCGGCCGCGATGTTGATCTCCGTCGAAGACTGGGACTCACTTCAGGAGACCCTCCACTGGCAGGCCGTCCCCGGCATCCACGACGACATTGCCGAAGCGAGGCGTGAGCTGGCCGAGGGCGCGGGCTTCAACGAGTCGCAGGCACGAGAAGCCCTTGGCCTGGCGCCTCGCGAGTGA
- a CDS encoding maleylpyruvate isomerase family mycothiol-dependent enzyme: MSDAQRLTGWIETWWESINDFTLLLEDLGPDDWALPTDLPGWTVHDVAAHTAHLEAVLAGGPEETVEVGDVAHATSVMGLYTEQGVAARRDRTPDELINEIRESTTKRRTELLDDPPSDGSAKPDRIFGGVPWDWNTLLRNRPLDVWMHEQDIRRAVGRPGNLDTAGAKHTADYMLDALPVIVGKRVAPATGTTVVVAVAGSDERAVAIGEDGRAAPVEVPWNPTVRISMGREAFTVMAGGRRAPEGIEFQGDATLGQAVVDAFRTTP; encoded by the coding sequence ATGAGCGACGCGCAGCGATTGACCGGCTGGATCGAGACCTGGTGGGAGTCGATCAACGACTTCACGCTCCTGCTGGAGGACCTCGGTCCCGACGACTGGGCGCTGCCCACCGACCTGCCCGGATGGACGGTCCACGACGTGGCGGCGCACACCGCGCACCTCGAGGCGGTCCTGGCTGGCGGCCCCGAGGAGACCGTCGAGGTCGGCGACGTCGCGCACGCAACCAGCGTCATGGGCCTCTACACCGAGCAGGGGGTGGCGGCCCGCCGTGACCGCACCCCCGACGAGCTGATCAACGAGATCCGCGAGTCGACCACCAAGCGTCGCACCGAGCTCCTCGACGACCCGCCGAGCGACGGCTCCGCGAAGCCGGACCGGATCTTCGGCGGCGTCCCGTGGGACTGGAACACCTTGCTGCGCAACCGTCCGCTGGACGTGTGGATGCACGAGCAGGACATCCGCCGTGCCGTCGGCCGGCCGGGGAACCTCGACACCGCCGGCGCCAAGCACACTGCCGACTACATGCTGGACGCACTTCCGGTGATCGTCGGCAAGCGGGTCGCGCCCGCCACCGGGACCACCGTCGTCGTGGCGGTCGCGGGCAGCGACGAGCGGGCCGTGGCCATCGGTGAGGACGGCCGGGCGGCACCGGTCGAGGTCCCGTGGAACCCCACGGTGCGGATCAGCATGGGCCGCGAGGCATTCACCGTGATGGCCGGCGGACGCCGGGCACCCGAGGGCATCGAGTTCCAGGGCGACGCCACGCTCGGCCAGGCCGTGGTCGACGCGTTCCGGACCACTCCGTGA
- a CDS encoding M1 family aminopeptidase, with protein sequence MKPKLIGSLASLVALVVVAAAIVFVLNLVSDPGDVGSPVGKAATPREPTTRKQADPNDTAYDPALSTPVEDSVYPDVGDPGVDALHYDLDLSWDPVKRVLTGTAEIAFRSTKDQAAIKLDFDDHLQVTQTTLDGDEVEVVHRGKDLTVKAAVQKDGRHLLTITYTGTPEPWPAPTDRGDFSTTGFTITETGDVWTMQEPHGAFTWYPVNDQPADKAFYDFTITTNAPRVGVANGQLVERTEVDGKSIAQWHLDSAASSYLITIAIADYEMTEDKTPSGVPLTYWTEPGNAAQAEAMAYTPEAIEFLEGYLGPFPFSSMGSVVVASQSAMETQQMITYGNTAYTLSNDVVVHEVAHQWYGDIVSPSDWRDVWMNEGMAMYLQLIHEAEVTGRSLDQLMDAYADPEASERKEAGPPGDYDPTKFGRSNIYYGPALMWHELRKQLGDEKFWAMVKKWPTVDPMGNPTRKEYLDWVEKETGEELSDFFDGWLNSPTTPKRS encoded by the coding sequence GTGAAGCCGAAACTCATCGGGTCCCTCGCCAGCCTGGTCGCACTCGTCGTGGTCGCGGCCGCGATCGTCTTCGTCCTCAACCTGGTCAGCGACCCCGGGGACGTCGGCTCACCCGTCGGCAAGGCAGCCACCCCGCGCGAGCCGACCACGAGGAAGCAGGCCGACCCCAACGACACGGCGTACGACCCGGCCCTGAGCACGCCCGTCGAGGACAGCGTCTATCCCGACGTCGGTGACCCCGGCGTGGACGCGTTGCACTACGACCTCGACCTGTCCTGGGACCCGGTCAAGCGCGTCCTCACGGGCACCGCTGAGATCGCCTTCCGTTCCACGAAGGACCAGGCGGCGATCAAGCTCGACTTCGACGATCACCTGCAGGTCACCCAGACCACGCTGGACGGCGACGAGGTCGAGGTCGTCCATCGGGGCAAGGACCTGACGGTCAAGGCCGCGGTGCAGAAGGACGGACGCCACCTCCTCACGATCACCTACACCGGCACGCCCGAGCCCTGGCCCGCACCGACCGATCGCGGCGACTTCTCCACCACCGGTTTCACGATCACCGAGACCGGCGACGTCTGGACGATGCAGGAGCCGCACGGCGCGTTCACCTGGTATCCCGTCAACGACCAGCCCGCCGACAAGGCCTTCTATGACTTCACCATCACCACGAACGCGCCGCGCGTCGGTGTGGCCAACGGCCAGCTGGTCGAGCGCACGGAGGTCGACGGCAAGTCGATCGCCCAGTGGCACCTGGACAGTGCGGCGTCGTCCTACCTGATCACCATTGCCATCGCCGACTACGAGATGACCGAGGACAAGACGCCCAGCGGGGTGCCGCTGACCTACTGGACCGAGCCCGGCAACGCCGCACAGGCCGAGGCGATGGCCTATACGCCCGAGGCGATCGAGTTCCTCGAGGGCTATCTCGGCCCGTTCCCGTTCTCGTCCATGGGCTCGGTCGTCGTCGCCTCGCAGAGCGCGATGGAGACGCAGCAGATGATCACCTACGGCAACACGGCATACACGCTGTCCAACGACGTCGTCGTCCACGAGGTCGCGCACCAGTGGTACGGCGACATCGTGTCACCCTCGGACTGGCGCGACGTGTGGATGAACGAGGGAATGGCGATGTATCTCCAGCTGATCCACGAAGCGGAGGTCACCGGCCGGTCGCTCGACCAGTTGATGGACGCCTATGCCGACCCGGAGGCGAGCGAGCGCAAGGAGGCCGGCCCTCCCGGTGACTACGACCCGACGAAGTTCGGGCGCAGCAACATCTACTACGGCCCCGCGCTGATGTGGCACGAGCTGCGCAAGCAGCTCGGCGACGAGAAGTTCTGGGCGATGGTCAAGAAGTGGCCGACCGTGGACCCGATGGGCAACCCGACCCGCAAGGAATACCTCGACTGGGTGGAGAAGGAGACCGGTGAGGAGCTCAGTGACTTCTTCGACGGCTGGCTCAACTCACCGACCACACCCAAGCGTTCCTGA